CGGAATAGGCGTTGCCGTCATCATTAAAATGTCAGGCGAACGCGCTTTATCAGACATCGCAAATTTCTGCATAACTCCGAATTTTTGCTGCTCGTCAACTACTATCAACGACAAATTTTTAAATTTTATTTTGTCTTCTATTAATGAATGCGTGCCAATTGCAATTTTTATATCGCCGCTTTCAAATCCCGCCAATATCTTTTCTCTTTCGCTCTTTTTCTTTAATGTTAAAGAAGTTGCCAAAACAGCTTTAACGCTGAGACCTAAAAGCATATTTGAGACCGTAAGATAATGCTGTTCGGCTAAAATTTCAGTAGGAGCAACAATCATCGTCTGATAGCCGTTTCCCACTGCGAGCAAAACCGCACTTAACGCCACGACTGTTTTCCCGCATCCTACATCTCCCATAAGCATCCTGTTCATGGGATATAGGCTTTGCATATCGGAAAAAATATCGTTTATTGCTTTTTTCTGGTCTTTCGTAAATTCAAGTTTTAAATTTCTTTTAAAAGCCGTAAACAACGTTTTCTGTATTTCGTACCTTTGCTCTTTACGTTTTTTTCTTATATTGTTGTGCGACAGCGAAAGGGCAGATTCAAAAATAAAAAATTCCTGTAAAGCAAAAGCTCTCCTTGCATTTTCGACATCTTCCAAAGTGCCAGGATAATGAATCTTTTGAATTGCAAGCGAAGATTTCAATCTAGGGATACCGCCAAAATCTGGTATTAAATCCAAGACGTCGGGATATAATCCGCAAACAGAATCCAAAATACTCTTAACTGCTTCTCTTATAAATCTTTGATTCAATCCTTCTGTCAAAGGATATACAGGCATAATTCTGTTAAACAATAAAGGTTTGTCTTTCTCATTTTTGACAGTTTCGTAGTCATCTACATCTATAAACCTGCCGCAGTTTCCCGTTTTTGTACTGCCGTAAATATAAGCAAAAGTTCCAGGCTCAAAAGCTTTTTTTATGGAAGCAAAAATGTCCGTGCTGGAATAAGGGTTTTTCTTTCTAAAAAAACGAGCGTAGCCTGTAGAAACACCGTCAAATATTTCTATATACAAAAGACATAGCCCTCTTGAAAGCTGTCTATCATAGGCTTTTCCTATTTTACCGAATATACAGCTTTGCGGCTGCTTATAGGCATCTCTTATTGAAACGATATTTTTTCTGTCCTGATACCAAACAGGGAAAAAAGTCAGCATATCGCCGACGGTTATTATACCGAGTTTTGCAAACGTTTGCGAGCGTCCGGGACCAATTCCCTTTAAATATTGTATTTTGTTGTCTAAATTCAACATAAAGATAAGCGATATTATATAAAATTAGCCATTGTTATGCTTCAGCAGCGAAAGCTTTAAGAAAACCAATTTGACTATAAACAGCCGATAATGTATAATTCCAAAGTATCAGGACTATCGGAGGTGCGTAAAAAATGTCTTACAAATGCGCAGTTTGCGGCAAGGGTTCGAGATCGGGCAATACAGTAAGTCATTCAAATAAAGCCTCAAAAAGACTTTTTAGACCTAATCTCCAGAGTTTGAATATTCTGCTCAACGGCATAAAAACCCGTGAGTATGTTTGTACATCCTGCATTAAATCAAACAAAGCAAAAAAGGCAATATAAAAACTGTTTTATTTTTGGCAGATTTAATTTCATAATAAATATAAACTTGTCTAAAACTTAAATATCGGCGCAGTTTTTCAGTGTTGCCGTCATTTGTTTATTATATGAAGCGGGCTTGCTTAAAAAACGGCATAACTCATCCCCATTATTGTTTTTTACGAAACCGGATATTCACCGCTTACTGCCAGTCTTCTAAAATAATTTCAGCTACTCTTCTACTTACGCCCGGTGTTCCAAGCATTTTTCTGAAAGCAAGCAGTTTCTCAACTTTCGGCATATAACTTTGTACTTTCAGCAGTTCCAATACCGATGATGCGATTTTCTGCGGTTTCGCATCAAATTGTATAAATTTCGGCACAATACTTCTGCCGGCCAAAATATTTACTATAGCTGCGTATTCTATCTTTATAATTGCTTTTATAAAAAAATAGTTAAAATAAGACAGTTTATACATCACAACCATCGGGATTCCCATTAAAGCGTTTTCAAGACTTATTTCAAAATCTCCAGAAGTTTCAAGTTCAATGTATTCAGGCAAATCAAAGACAGCACTGCCGGATACGCTAAACATTACAAATTTTGCGTTTATTTTTTTTCTTCAAGTATTTTAGCAGTTTCAAGGATTACCCGTATATGACGACTAAATACGCTTTCTGCGACTGCCGGGGAATAAGTCCCTATTAAGAGCGGATTTGATACTTTAAAACTCCTTTTCTCCAGTACTCTATCTATCAAAGGATTTCCGACAAAAATGGCATCAACACCGTTATCTTTATACAATTTTTCTTCAAACGGAAAAATTACAAGTATTTTTTTTGACCGTTTCGGCAAGTTTTTTTATTCTTCCGACGCCCAAACCTGCGGACTTATATAATAGTAAACCGGAATATTTAATTTTTTTGTAAGTTTTGCGACAAATATATGAAATCCATAATAGTCCACAAGCACGACTTTATCGGGACATTCTTTAACAAAATAAGTCTCAAGTTTTTTTAAAACTTTCTTTAAATAGAAAACCTGTTTTAGGGGCAGAAAACCGAAAGCATTTATATTTACTATATCTTCAAGAAATTCGTCGGCAACAGATTTTAAATTGCCACCGCCTACAGCGGAAATACGACATAAAGGACTGATGCTTTTTATCTCTTTTACGAGATTTGAAGCATGTATTTCACCGGAAAGATCCCCAGCAGAAATGAAGATTTTATCGTTCGCCATTTTTACCTTATAAAACACTCAATGATCCGGACAGAGTGGCAGCGGCAAAGACCGCATTTCGTCCGAATTTAATTTTTACTCTCACGCTTTTTGTCAAAACACCATATTTTTAAGAATGTTCAGCAACAATTCAACGGCATCTCCCCCTTGCTCACCTGAAACAGCGGTTTTTTCTCCTTTAATAACGCTGCTGAGGAAATTATCAACTTCGTAAAAAAGCGGTTCATTCACTAAAAGTTCAGATTTTTTAACATCTATGCCAGAAAAAGAAACTATCTTTTTTTCCTCTTTTTTTTATAAACACTGAGACTTTTTCCTGAATAATCTAGAGAACCATAACTGTCTGGCTGAAAAATTCTTATTTTTCTATACTTCTCCATTGAAACCTGCTTGCAGACACGTTTGCCACACAGTCGTTTAAATATTTTAACCTGACTTTTGCAATATCCTCAGAGTCCGAAAGAATTTTTGCCCCATGCGCTTCAAAAGAAACAACACTATCTTTTACAAGAGAAAATAAAATATCTAAATCATGTATCATCAAATCCAACACTACGCCG
This genomic interval from Candidatus Endomicrobiellum trichonymphae contains the following:
- a CDS encoding Gfo/Idh/MocA family protein, which encodes MPFINSPKFIEVSRLGPLCAQNHIGVVLDLMIHDLDILFSLVKDSVVSFEAHGAKILSDSEDIAKVRLKYLNDCVANVSASRFQWRSIEK
- the rpmB gene encoding 50S ribosomal protein L28; protein product: MSYKCAVCGKGSRSGNTVSHSNKASKRLFRPNLQSLNILLNGIKTREYVCTSCIKSNKAKKAI
- the recG gene encoding ATP-dependent DNA helicase RecG; this encodes MLNLDNKIQYLKGIGPGRSQTFAKLGIITVGDMLTFFPVWYQDRKNIVSIRDAYKQPQSCIFGKIGKAYDRQLSRGLCLLYIEIFDGVSTGYARFFRKKNPYSSTDIFASIKKAFEPGTFAYIYGSTKTGNCGRFIDVDDYETVKNEKDKPLLFNRIMPVYPLTEGLNQRFIREAVKSILDSVCGLYPDVLDLIPDFGGIPRLKSSLAIQKIHYPGTLEDVENARRAFALQEFFIFESALSLSHNNIRKKRKEQRYEIQKTLFTAFKRNLKLEFTKDQKKAINDIFSDMQSLYPMNRMLMGDVGCGKTVVALSAVLLAVGNGYQTMIVAPTEILAEQHYLTVSNMLLGLSVKAVLATSLTLKKKSEREKILAGFESGDIKIAIGTHSLIEDKIKFKNLSLIVVDEQQKFGVMQKFAMSDKARSPDILMMTATPIPRSLALTVYGGMDMTAIKQLPPGRTSVKTYFLAEQSAYIKAIEELKNKNQVYIVYPIIDESDRLVLKSAEQESKKLSQTWFRDFKVGLLHGRMKSSKKNKIMLEFKNKEFDVLISTTVIGVGIDVPDATVMIIQHAERFGLSDLHQLRGRIGRGSKQSYTYLIGDLKNEAARKRLSVMTSTNNGFKIAEEDLKMRGHGELMGTLQHGFPKFKAGDLIKDADIIEFTKNLAAKITEQDPYLSKGENAVLKSLICKHFSDKIKFINIG